Proteins found in one Deltaproteobacteria bacterium genomic segment:
- a CDS encoding peptide chain release factor 3 — translation MDEQIIREASRRRTFAIISHPDAGKTTLTEKLLLYGGALELAGSVTAKKKQRETTSDWMELEKKRGISISSTVLQFDYGDYKLNLLDTPGHKDFSEDTYRVLMAVDSVIMVIDAGKGIESQTIKLFEICRKRGIPIFTFMNKLDRPAKSSLELIDQLEKVLNLHAFPVNWPLGNGAEFKGIYDRLKKEVHLFEKVPSGAYKAPVSVTDLADPIVKDLLFEQTYLDVVEELQMLDDAHGGFDINAVLHGKTTPVFFGSAANNFGVDLLLNGFLEYSPEPVPRKAKQGLIPLDHLHFSSFVFKVQANMNHLHRDRVVFARVCSGRFYRDMKLYHARSGRDIRLSDSFNLFGRSREVISEAYPGDIIGFVTKLDFRIGDTISTDSDLVLEEIPRFAPEYFAYLQNVVTSNYKAFRKGLDHLLAEDVVQAFYLQHSRSTTPLLGAVGPLQFEVLQYRLKDEYGAESSLEMKPWKILKWLGSSPENKVLEGRLPQGGALATDDQERRVILFSSDWSLNYFSENNPAIEFLDSPIVE, via the coding sequence ATGGATGAGCAGATCATAAGAGAAGCTTCGCGCCGTAGGACGTTTGCTATTATTTCCCATCCCGACGCTGGGAAAACAACTCTGACTGAAAAGTTGTTGTTATATGGTGGAGCTTTGGAATTGGCCGGATCAGTGACAGCTAAGAAGAAGCAGCGCGAAACCACCTCTGATTGGATGGAGCTGGAAAAGAAGCGCGGTATCTCGATCTCGTCAACGGTTCTGCAATTTGATTATGGAGATTACAAATTAAATCTGCTCGATACTCCCGGACATAAGGATTTTTCCGAGGACACATATCGTGTTTTGATGGCGGTTGATTCGGTTATAATGGTGATCGATGCCGGGAAAGGCATTGAAAGCCAGACTATCAAGCTTTTTGAGATCTGCCGTAAACGGGGCATTCCTATTTTCACGTTCATGAATAAACTCGACAGGCCCGCGAAATCGTCATTGGAACTGATTGATCAATTGGAAAAAGTCCTTAACCTGCATGCGTTTCCGGTTAACTGGCCTTTGGGAAATGGTGCGGAGTTCAAAGGAATTTATGACCGGCTTAAAAAGGAAGTCCATCTTTTTGAAAAAGTTCCGAGCGGAGCGTATAAAGCACCGGTTTCTGTAACTGACCTTGCAGACCCGATCGTTAAAGATCTGCTATTTGAGCAGACGTATCTTGATGTTGTTGAAGAGTTGCAGATGTTGGACGATGCTCATGGCGGATTTGATATCAACGCGGTACTTCATGGAAAAACAACACCAGTCTTTTTTGGAAGTGCTGCCAATAATTTCGGTGTGGATTTGCTGTTAAATGGATTCCTGGAATATTCGCCGGAACCCGTTCCCAGAAAAGCAAAACAAGGTTTGATTCCGTTGGATCACCTGCACTTTTCCTCGTTTGTTTTTAAAGTCCAGGCAAATATGAACCACTTACACAGGGACCGAGTGGTTTTTGCCAGAGTTTGTTCAGGTAGATTTTATCGTGATATGAAGCTCTATCATGCCAGGTCAGGGCGCGATATTCGTTTGTCGGATTCATTTAATCTTTTTGGACGCAGCAGGGAGGTTATTAGCGAGGCGTATCCCGGCGATATAATTGGTTTTGTTACAAAATTGGATTTTCGTATAGGCGATACGATCAGTACTGATTCCGATCTTGTTCTTGAAGAAATTCCCCGTTTTGCACCGGAATATTTTGCCTATTTGCAAAATGTGGTAACGTCAAATTATAAAGCTTTCCGCAAGGGGTTGGATCATCTTCTTGCCGAGGACGTTGTACAAGCCTTTTATCTGCAGCACTCACGGAGCACGACCCCTCTTTTGGGAGCTGTAGGGCCTTTGCAGTTCGAGGTTTTACAATATCGTTTGAAAGACGAATATGGAGCCGAGTCCAGCCTTGAAATGAAGCCGTGGAAGATTTTGAAATGGCTGGGTTCCTCTCCAGAAAATAAAGTCTTAGAAGGACGTTTGCCTCAAGGAGGGGCATTGGCAACAGACGATCAAGAGCGAAGGGTTATTCTTTTCTCATCGGATTGGTCTTTAAACTATTTTTCCGAAAACAACCCTGCCATAGAATTTCTCGATTCACCCATAGTTGAATAA